A genomic region of Melanotaenia boesemani isolate fMelBoe1 chromosome 21, fMelBoe1.pri, whole genome shotgun sequence contains the following coding sequences:
- the LOC121632166 gene encoding alanyl-tRNA editing protein Aarsd1-like isoform X3, with the protein MNKPKIVRPEESQPAHAKWFDRKKYVTINFMVQRPKNVQVDIQPDKLILCCKNDTDDVFYNELHFYDKVQIHDSRERVYDRTINVLLRKVKPDYAWPHLQKDPVKPSWISVDFDNWRDWEHEEDEGKEEYDRYMDMIQEMATSNKGETPDMGDLSDFVTSVVSCCPAELKQEVNGKKETLKGFNIKLQDTILFPEGGGQPDDHGLIGEVPVLRVTRQGPDAIHFVASPLDVDREVHVKVDWERRFDHMQQHSGQHLITALADTMFGYKTTSWELGRQRSSIELDTSSVKPAQLQELEEVINEKIRARIPVTVQLVSIDDPAVEKVRSRGLPEDHAGPVRIIDIEGIDANMCCGTHVSNLSHLQVIKLLGTEKGKKNKTNLIFLAGNRVLKYAEKSYSTERSLVSLLKTGPDEHVEAVDKLQKSVKLLQKTNLSLLRDMAVLIAQNLKNNPQSGNFFSLHKKEGDNEFMNIIANEINTEETLVFLTVGEEKGPGLFLLAGRSGQVTEMGPRVLELLQGKGAGKNGRFQGKANSLARRGEVEALLMQLCKHRSSEEE; encoded by the exons ATGAACAAACCCAAAATTGTCAGACCAGAGGAGAG CCAGCCAGCTCATGCGAAGTGGTTTGACAGAAAGAAATATGTCACAATCAACTTTATGGTTCAAAGACCTAAAAATGTCCAAGTTGATATCCAGCCAGACAAACTGATTTTGTG CTGCAAAAATGACACTGATGACGTCTTCTACAATGAGCTGCACTTCTATGACAAAGTCCAGATCCAT GACTCCAGAGAAAGAGTCTATGATCGTACTATCAATGTCTTACTAAGGAAGGTGAAACCTGATTATGCATGGCCTCACCTCCAGAAAGATCCAGTAAAA CCCAGTTGGATTTCTGTGGACTTTGATAACTGGAGGGACTGGGAgcatgaggaagatgagggaaAGGAAGAGTATGATAGATACATGGAT ATGATCCAAGAAATGGCTACCAGTAACAAAGGAGAAACACCCGACATGGGGGATCTTAGTGAT TTTGTTACGTCTGTGGTATCCTGCTGCCCTGCGGAACTAAAACAAGAGgtaaatggaaagaaagaaactcTCAAAGGCTTCAATATCAAGCTCCAAGACACCATCTTGTTTCCTGAGGGAGGAGGCCAG CCAGATGACCATGGACTGATTGGCGAGGTTCCAGTTTTGAGGGTGACGAGACAAGGACCAGATGCTATACATTTTGTGGCCTCTCCTCTGGACGTGGATCGAGAGGTGCATGTTAAGGTGGACTGGGAGAGGAGGTTTGATCATATGCAGCAACACTCAG GTCAGCATTTGATCACAGCTTTGGCAGACACAATGTTTGGATACAAGACCACATCCTG GGAACTGGGTCGTCAGAGAAGCAGCATTGAACTGGACACTTCCAGTGTGAAACCAGCACAGTTGCAGGAACTGGAGGAAGTCATTAATGAGAAGATCAGAGCTCGTATTCCTGTGACTGTTCAGCTTGTCTCCATTGATGACCCTGCTGTGGAAAAG GTGAGGAGCAGAGGGCTTCCAGAGGATCATGCAGGACCTGTTCGGATCATTGATATAGAAGGCATCGATGCCAACATGTGCTGTGGAACTCATGTGTCCAACCTCAGCCACTTGCAG GTTATAAAACTACTGGGAActgagaaaggaaagaaaaacaaaaccaacctGATCTTCTTGGCAGGCAACAGGGTCCTGAAGTACGCAGAGAAAAGCTACAGCACAGAGCGATCGCTGGTGTCTCTTCTGAA GACAGGACCGGATGAGCATGTTGAGGCTGTTGACAAGTTGCAGAAGTCTGTAAAGCTTCTACAAAAA ACTAACCTGAGCCTGCTTCGCGATATGGCAGTTCTTATTGCTCAGAACTTGAAGAACAACCCTCAAAGTGGCAACTTTTTCAGCTTGCACAA AAAGGAGGGCGATAATGAGTTTATGAATATCATTGCCAATGAAATAAACACAGAG GAAACTTTGGTTTTCCTGACTGTTGGTGAGGAAAAGGGACCTGGCTTGTTCCTCCTTGCGGGACGCAGTGGACAAGTGACTGAGATGGGACCACG GGTTTTAGAGTTGCTACAAGGGAAGGGTGCAGGGAAGAACGGGCGTTTCCAAGGCAAAGCAAACAGCCTAGCACGGAGAGGAGAGGTGGAGGCTTTACTGATGCAGCTCTGCAAACATCGCAGCTCAGAGGAAGAATAA
- the LOC121632166 gene encoding putative protein PTGES3L isoform X2 → MNKPKIVRPEESQPAHAKWFDRKKYVTINFMVQRPKNVQVDIQPDKLILCCKNDTDDVFYNELHFYDKVQIHDSRERVYDRTINVLLRKVKPDYAWPHLQKDPVKPSWISVDFDNWRDWEHEEDEGKEEYDRYMDMIQEMATSNKGETPDMGDLSDSD, encoded by the exons ATGAACAAACCCAAAATTGTCAGACCAGAGGAGAG CCAGCCAGCTCATGCGAAGTGGTTTGACAGAAAGAAATATGTCACAATCAACTTTATGGTTCAAAGACCTAAAAATGTCCAAGTTGATATCCAGCCAGACAAACTGATTTTGTG CTGCAAAAATGACACTGATGACGTCTTCTACAATGAGCTGCACTTCTATGACAAAGTCCAGATCCAT GACTCCAGAGAAAGAGTCTATGATCGTACTATCAATGTCTTACTAAGGAAGGTGAAACCTGATTATGCATGGCCTCACCTCCAGAAAGATCCAGTAAAA CCCAGTTGGATTTCTGTGGACTTTGATAACTGGAGGGACTGGGAgcatgaggaagatgagggaaAGGAAGAGTATGATAGATACATGGAT ATGATCCAAGAAATGGCTACCAGTAACAAAGGAGAAACACCCGACATGGGGGATCTTAGTGAT TCTGACTGA
- the kat7b gene encoding histone acetyltransferase KAT7 isoform X2 → MPRRRQRPMAGSGSDGTEDSDSSAEREQTNSSESDGNMSKRQRLTRASTRLSQSSQDTPDLKRAVDHDESPPLTPTGNAPSSESELDISSPNASHDESQGKDQANRDSDKDLSHRPKRRRCHETYNFNMKCPTPGCNSLGHLTGKHERHFTVSGCPLYHNLSADECKVKAISREKQEEEVKTQEESNARHATRHQTPTPKQSRYKEQVAEIRKGRNSGLQKEQKEKHMEHRQTHSNTREPLLENITSEYDLELFRKAQARASEDLEKLRIQGQITEGSNMIKTIVFGRYELDTWYHSPYPEEYARLGRLYVCEFCLKYMKSQTILRRHMAKCVWKHPPGDEVYRKGSISVFEVDGKKNKIYCQNLCLLAKLFLDHKTLYYDVEPFLFYVMTEADNTGCHLVGYFSKEKNSFLNYNVSCILTMPQYMRQGFGKMLIDFSYLLSKVEEKVGSPERPLSDLGLISYRSYWKEVLLRYMCNFQGKEISIKEISQETAVNPVDIVSTLQSLQMLKYWKGKHLVLKRQDLIDEWKAKEIKRGNSNKTIDPSSLKWTPPKGT, encoded by the exons ATGCCTCGCAGAAGACAG AGACCTATGGCTGGGAGTGGCTCAGATGGAACTGAAGACTCCGACTCCTCTGCTGAAAGAGAACAAACCAACAGTTCAGAGAGTGATGGGAACATGTCCAAAAGACAGCGCCTCACCAGAGCTTCTACTCGCCTTAGCCAGAGCTCTCAGG ATACGCCAGACTTAAAGCGAGCTGTAGACCACGATGAATCTCCACCACTGACACCAACAGGAAATGCACCCTCCTCTGAATCTGAGCTGGATATCTCCAGCCCCAATGCCTCTCATGATGAGAGCCAGGGCAAAGATCAGGCCAACAGAGACTCTGATAAAGACCTGTCTCATCGGCCCAAACGTCGCCGCTGTCACGAAACCTACAATTTCAACATGAAATGCCCAACCCCGGGCTGTAATTCTCTTG GCCACCTCACAGGAAAACATGAACGTCATTTTACTGTATCAGGGTGCCCTCTCTACCACAATCTCTCTGCTGATGAGTGCAAG GTGAAAGCCATCAGCCGAGAGAAACAAGAGGAGGAGGTAAAGACACAGGAAGAAAGCAATGCACGGCATGCAACCCGTCACCAG ACGCCAACACCGAAACAGAGTAGATACAAGGAGCAGGTTGCGGAAATCAGGAAGGGGCGAAATTCTGGCCTGcagaaggagcagaaagaaaagcacatg GAGCATCGGCAGACACATAGCAACACCAGAGAGCCTCTGCTTGAGAACATCACAAGTGAATATGACCTGGAGCTGTTCAGGAAAGCCCAGGCCCGTGCATCTGAAGACCTG GAGAAGCTTCGTATCCAGGGTCAGATCACCGAGGGCAGTAACATGATCAAAACCATTGTGTTTGGCCGCTATGAGCTTGACACCTGGTACCACTCCCCGTATCCTGAGGAGTATGCACGTCTCGGTCGGCTGTATGTGTGCGAGTTCTGCCTGAAGTACATGAAGAGCCAGACCATCCTCCGGCGACATATG GCCAAATGTGTGTGGAAGCATCCTCCAGGAGATGAGGTGTACAGAAAAGGCTCCATATCTGTGTTTGAAGTTGATGGGAAAAAGAATAAG ATCTACTGCCAGAACTTATGTCTACTTGCCAAGCTTTTTTTGGACCACAAAACACTTTACTACGACGTGGAGCCTTTTCTCTTCTACGTCATGACTGAGGCAGATAACACCGGCTGTCACTTAGTGGGATATTTTTCCaag GAGAAGAATTCTTTCCTGAACTACAACGTGTCCTGCATCCTGACGATGCCGCAGTACATGAGGCAGGGCTTTGGCAAGATGCTCATTGACTTCA GTTACTTGCTGTCCAAAGTGGAGGAGAAAGTGGGCTCCCCTGAGAGACCTCTGTCTGATCTGGGCCTCATCAGCTACCGTAGCTACTGGAAGGAAGTATTACTCAGATACATGTGCAACTTTCAAGGCAAGGAGATCTCCATTAAAG AGATCAGCCAGGAAACTGCAGTCAATCCGGTGGACATTGTGAGCACTCTGCAATCTCTTCAGATGCTGAAGTACTGGAAGGGAAAGCACTTGGTACTGAAGCGACAG GACCTGATTGATGAGTGGAAAGCAAAGGAGATCAAACGAGGTAATAGCAACAAGACCATAGACCCTAGCTCGCTAAAATGGACCCCTCCCAAAGGGACATGA
- the LOC121632166 gene encoding alanyl-tRNA editing protein Aarsd1-like isoform X1: MAFQCQRDCYMKEFVTSVVSCCPAELKQEVNGKKETLKGFNIKLQDTILFPEGGGQPDDHGLIGEVPVLRVTRQGPDAIHFVASPLDVDREVHVKVDWERRFDHMQQHSGQHLITALADTMFGYKTTSWELGRQRSSIELDTSSVKPAQLQELEEVINEKIRARIPVTVQLVSIDDPAVEKVRSRGLPEDHAGPVRIIDIEGIDANMCCGTHVSNLSHLQVIKLLGTEKGKKNKTNLIFLAGNRVLKYAEKSYSTERSLVSLLKTGPDEHVEAVDKLQKSVKLLQKTNLSLLRDMAVLIAQNLKNNPQSGNFFSLHKKEGDNEFMNIIANEINTEETLVFLTVGEEKGPGLFLLAGRSGQVTEMGPRVLELLQGKGAGKNGRFQGKANSLARRGEVEALLMQLCKHRSSEEE, translated from the exons ATGGCATTTCAGTGTCAGCGAGATTGCTATATGAAAGAG TTTGTTACGTCTGTGGTATCCTGCTGCCCTGCGGAACTAAAACAAGAGgtaaatggaaagaaagaaactcTCAAAGGCTTCAATATCAAGCTCCAAGACACCATCTTGTTTCCTGAGGGAGGAGGCCAG CCAGATGACCATGGACTGATTGGCGAGGTTCCAGTTTTGAGGGTGACGAGACAAGGACCAGATGCTATACATTTTGTGGCCTCTCCTCTGGACGTGGATCGAGAGGTGCATGTTAAGGTGGACTGGGAGAGGAGGTTTGATCATATGCAGCAACACTCAG GTCAGCATTTGATCACAGCTTTGGCAGACACAATGTTTGGATACAAGACCACATCCTG GGAACTGGGTCGTCAGAGAAGCAGCATTGAACTGGACACTTCCAGTGTGAAACCAGCACAGTTGCAGGAACTGGAGGAAGTCATTAATGAGAAGATCAGAGCTCGTATTCCTGTGACTGTTCAGCTTGTCTCCATTGATGACCCTGCTGTGGAAAAG GTGAGGAGCAGAGGGCTTCCAGAGGATCATGCAGGACCTGTTCGGATCATTGATATAGAAGGCATCGATGCCAACATGTGCTGTGGAACTCATGTGTCCAACCTCAGCCACTTGCAG GTTATAAAACTACTGGGAActgagaaaggaaagaaaaacaaaaccaacctGATCTTCTTGGCAGGCAACAGGGTCCTGAAGTACGCAGAGAAAAGCTACAGCACAGAGCGATCGCTGGTGTCTCTTCTGAA GACAGGACCGGATGAGCATGTTGAGGCTGTTGACAAGTTGCAGAAGTCTGTAAAGCTTCTACAAAAA ACTAACCTGAGCCTGCTTCGCGATATGGCAGTTCTTATTGCTCAGAACTTGAAGAACAACCCTCAAAGTGGCAACTTTTTCAGCTTGCACAA AAAGGAGGGCGATAATGAGTTTATGAATATCATTGCCAATGAAATAAACACAGAG GAAACTTTGGTTTTCCTGACTGTTGGTGAGGAAAAGGGACCTGGCTTGTTCCTCCTTGCGGGACGCAGTGGACAAGTGACTGAGATGGGACCACG GGTTTTAGAGTTGCTACAAGGGAAGGGTGCAGGGAAGAACGGGCGTTTCCAAGGCAAAGCAAACAGCCTAGCACGGAGAGGAGAGGTGGAGGCTTTACTGATGCAGCTCTGCAAACATCGCAGCTCAGAGGAAGAATAA
- the kat7b gene encoding histone acetyltransferase KAT7 isoform X1, with product MPRRRQVRTNRPMAGSGSDGTEDSDSSAEREQTNSSESDGNMSKRQRLTRASTRLSQSSQDTPDLKRAVDHDESPPLTPTGNAPSSESELDISSPNASHDESQGKDQANRDSDKDLSHRPKRRRCHETYNFNMKCPTPGCNSLGHLTGKHERHFTVSGCPLYHNLSADECKVKAISREKQEEEVKTQEESNARHATRHQTPTPKQSRYKEQVAEIRKGRNSGLQKEQKEKHMEHRQTHSNTREPLLENITSEYDLELFRKAQARASEDLEKLRIQGQITEGSNMIKTIVFGRYELDTWYHSPYPEEYARLGRLYVCEFCLKYMKSQTILRRHMAKCVWKHPPGDEVYRKGSISVFEVDGKKNKIYCQNLCLLAKLFLDHKTLYYDVEPFLFYVMTEADNTGCHLVGYFSKEKNSFLNYNVSCILTMPQYMRQGFGKMLIDFSYLLSKVEEKVGSPERPLSDLGLISYRSYWKEVLLRYMCNFQGKEISIKEISQETAVNPVDIVSTLQSLQMLKYWKGKHLVLKRQDLIDEWKAKEIKRGNSNKTIDPSSLKWTPPKGT from the exons ATGCCTCGCAGAAGACAGGTGAGAACAAAT AGACCTATGGCTGGGAGTGGCTCAGATGGAACTGAAGACTCCGACTCCTCTGCTGAAAGAGAACAAACCAACAGTTCAGAGAGTGATGGGAACATGTCCAAAAGACAGCGCCTCACCAGAGCTTCTACTCGCCTTAGCCAGAGCTCTCAGG ATACGCCAGACTTAAAGCGAGCTGTAGACCACGATGAATCTCCACCACTGACACCAACAGGAAATGCACCCTCCTCTGAATCTGAGCTGGATATCTCCAGCCCCAATGCCTCTCATGATGAGAGCCAGGGCAAAGATCAGGCCAACAGAGACTCTGATAAAGACCTGTCTCATCGGCCCAAACGTCGCCGCTGTCACGAAACCTACAATTTCAACATGAAATGCCCAACCCCGGGCTGTAATTCTCTTG GCCACCTCACAGGAAAACATGAACGTCATTTTACTGTATCAGGGTGCCCTCTCTACCACAATCTCTCTGCTGATGAGTGCAAG GTGAAAGCCATCAGCCGAGAGAAACAAGAGGAGGAGGTAAAGACACAGGAAGAAAGCAATGCACGGCATGCAACCCGTCACCAG ACGCCAACACCGAAACAGAGTAGATACAAGGAGCAGGTTGCGGAAATCAGGAAGGGGCGAAATTCTGGCCTGcagaaggagcagaaagaaaagcacatg GAGCATCGGCAGACACATAGCAACACCAGAGAGCCTCTGCTTGAGAACATCACAAGTGAATATGACCTGGAGCTGTTCAGGAAAGCCCAGGCCCGTGCATCTGAAGACCTG GAGAAGCTTCGTATCCAGGGTCAGATCACCGAGGGCAGTAACATGATCAAAACCATTGTGTTTGGCCGCTATGAGCTTGACACCTGGTACCACTCCCCGTATCCTGAGGAGTATGCACGTCTCGGTCGGCTGTATGTGTGCGAGTTCTGCCTGAAGTACATGAAGAGCCAGACCATCCTCCGGCGACATATG GCCAAATGTGTGTGGAAGCATCCTCCAGGAGATGAGGTGTACAGAAAAGGCTCCATATCTGTGTTTGAAGTTGATGGGAAAAAGAATAAG ATCTACTGCCAGAACTTATGTCTACTTGCCAAGCTTTTTTTGGACCACAAAACACTTTACTACGACGTGGAGCCTTTTCTCTTCTACGTCATGACTGAGGCAGATAACACCGGCTGTCACTTAGTGGGATATTTTTCCaag GAGAAGAATTCTTTCCTGAACTACAACGTGTCCTGCATCCTGACGATGCCGCAGTACATGAGGCAGGGCTTTGGCAAGATGCTCATTGACTTCA GTTACTTGCTGTCCAAAGTGGAGGAGAAAGTGGGCTCCCCTGAGAGACCTCTGTCTGATCTGGGCCTCATCAGCTACCGTAGCTACTGGAAGGAAGTATTACTCAGATACATGTGCAACTTTCAAGGCAAGGAGATCTCCATTAAAG AGATCAGCCAGGAAACTGCAGTCAATCCGGTGGACATTGTGAGCACTCTGCAATCTCTTCAGATGCTGAAGTACTGGAAGGGAAAGCACTTGGTACTGAAGCGACAG GACCTGATTGATGAGTGGAAAGCAAAGGAGATCAAACGAGGTAATAGCAACAAGACCATAGACCCTAGCTCGCTAAAATGGACCCCTCCCAAAGGGACATGA